In Methanobacteriaceae archaeon, the following proteins share a genomic window:
- the truD gene encoding tRNA pseudouridine(13) synthase TruD: MLNAETYITDTEGIGGRIRTKYEDFYVEEIPETVPSGEGPNTWIWIEKVGRNTLDVVLDMARDLHLDRKRMGFAGMKDKKAVTRQWLCISNFEPEQIEEIKDQFHNVEFLKITQNQKKLRIGQLIGNKFRILIREIEDPESAAFVAQNALKKLEEVGTPNYYGWQRFGKPRSNTHLVGKALVANNLAKTVGAYIGNPHSEEPEWIKVARTAYDEGKLEESYELMPTGMRYERMMLRALLKEQRKKETLDDDSYRKALLSLPKPLSRMFVHAYQSFLFNKAVSERTAMGINQFVEGDIVIDNEEHLIHDSSPEELQEMMDSFQAHPTAPLYGSKVPLAGGNVGEMEKAVLDEEKVSLEEFICPKMPRLGSHGLRRAIRFKIWDVSAKATDEGVLTEFSIPKGCYATAVLREVMKGGAI, from the coding sequence ATGCTTAATGCTGAAACTTATATTACAGATACTGAAGGTATCGGCGGACGAATTAGAACAAAATACGAGGATTTTTATGTGGAAGAAATTCCAGAAACGGTCCCTAGTGGTGAGGGCCCTAATACTTGGATTTGGATAGAGAAAGTAGGCCGAAATACCTTGGATGTGGTTCTAGACATGGCCAGAGATCTTCATCTGGACCGTAAAAGAATGGGCTTTGCAGGCATGAAAGATAAAAAGGCAGTAACTCGCCAATGGCTGTGCATTAGTAATTTTGAGCCAGAACAAATTGAAGAGATTAAAGATCAGTTTCACAACGTGGAATTTCTTAAAATCACTCAAAATCAGAAAAAACTCAGAATTGGCCAGCTTATTGGAAATAAATTCCGAATTCTGATTCGGGAAATTGAAGATCCAGAATCTGCTGCTTTTGTAGCTCAAAATGCCTTAAAAAAACTGGAAGAAGTGGGAACTCCTAACTATTATGGTTGGCAAAGATTTGGAAAACCACGCAGTAACACTCATCTGGTGGGTAAGGCCCTGGTTGCAAATAATCTGGCCAAAACAGTGGGTGCTTATATTGGAAATCCACATTCTGAGGAACCAGAGTGGATAAAAGTGGCTAGAACGGCTTATGATGAAGGTAAACTTGAAGAATCCTATGAATTAATGCCTACGGGTATGAGATATGAAAGAATGATGCTTAGGGCCCTTTTAAAAGAGCAAAGGAAGAAAGAAACATTGGATGATGATTCATATCGTAAAGCTTTACTTAGTTTACCCAAACCGCTTAGTAGAATGTTTGTACACGCTTATCAGTCCTTTTTATTTAATAAAGCAGTTAGTGAGAGAACGGCTATGGGCATAAATCAATTTGTGGAAGGAGATATTGTCATTGATAATGAAGAACACTTGATTCATGATTCTTCTCCAGAAGAACTCCAAGAAATGATGGATAGCTTCCAGGCCCATCCTACTGCACCCCTTTATGGTAGTAAGGTTCCTTTAGCTGGAGGAAACGTGGGTGAAATGGAAAAAGCTGTTTTAGATGAAGAAAAAGTATCTTTAGAAGAATTTATATGTCCTAAAATGCCAAGATTAGGTAGTCATGGTTTAAGAAGGGCCATAAGATTTAAAATTTGGGATGTATCGGCTAAAGCCACTGATGAAGGTGTTTTAACTGAATTTTCAATACCTAAGGGATGCTATGCAACAGCAGTATTAAGAGAGGTTATGAAGGGCGGAGCTATTTAA